A stretch of Mobula birostris isolate sMobBir1 chromosome 2, sMobBir1.hap1, whole genome shotgun sequence DNA encodes these proteins:
- the LOC140209581 gene encoding gamma-aminobutyric acid receptor subunit rho-2-like yields the protein MRPAFGGPAIPVGVDVVVESLDSISEVDMDFTMTLYLRNYWKDERLSFRSRTNRSMTFDGRLVKRIWAPDMFFVHSKRSFIHDTTTDNVMLRIFPDGNVLYSLRVTVTAMCSMDFSRFPLDTQTCSLEIESYAYTEDDLMLYWKNGEEALKTDEKVSLSQFLIQKFHTTSKLAFYSSTGWYNRLYINFTLRRHIFFFLLQTYFPATLMVMLSWVSFWIDRRAVPARVSLGITTVLTMSTIITGVNASMPRVSYIKAVDIYLWVSFVFVFLSVLEYAAVNYLTTVQERKERKLHQKFPCTCGITGTKAMLLDGTYSDSDVNSLAGFTGTPIITQNRGERDRLVVHLSIDGASKLQKKRRLRDFVGKRIINNTHSIDKYSRMVFPASYIFFNLVYWSVYV from the exons GCCCAGCAATACCTGTTGGCGTTGATGTGGTGGTGGAAAGCCTGGACAGTATCTCTGAGGTGGATATG GATTTCACGATGACCTTGTACCTGCGCAATTACTGGAAAGATGAGCGGCTCTCATTTCGCAGCAGAACCAACAGAAGCATGACATTCGATGGCAGGCTTGTCAAACGGATCTGGGCCCCTGACATGTTCTTTGTTCACTCTAAACGGTCATTCATCCATGACACAACCACGGATAATGTGATGCTGCGCATCTTTCCTGATGGAAATGTGCTGTACAGCTTAAG GGTTACAGTGACGGCGATGTGTAGCATGGATTTCAGCCGCTTCCCTCTCGACACACAGACCTGCTCCCTGGAGATAGAGAGCT ATGCTTACACTGAAGATGACCTAATGCTGTATTGGAAGAATGGAGAAGAAGCATTGAAAACAGATGAGAAAGTGTCCTTGTCTCAATTTCTCATACAGAAATTTCACACTACTTCCAAACTGGCTTTCTATAGTAGTACAG GTTGGTACAATCGTCTGTATATTAACTTCACCTTGCGCAGGCACATATTCTTCTTTCTGCTGCAAACCTACTTCCCAGCGACTCTGATGGTCATGTTGTCCTGGGTGTCGTTCTGGATCGACCGGCGAGCTGTGCCAGCCAGAGTCTCATTAG GTATAACAACAGTTCTGACCATGTCTACAATTATCACGGGCGTGAATGCTTCCATGCCGAGAGTGTCCTATATTAAAGCTGTGGACATCTACTTGTGGGTTAGTTTTGTGTTCGTCTTTCTCTCAGTGCTGGAATATGCTGCTGTGAATTACCTGACTACAGTGCAagagaggaaagagagaaaactCCACCAAAAG tTCCCCTGCACATGTGGAATTACCGGCACTAAGGCCATGCTTTTAGATGGTACCTATAGTGATTCTGATGTCAACAGTCTGGCTGGATTTACTGGAACTCCGATAATAACTCAGAATAGAGGTGAGCGGGACAGGCTGGTTGTTCACTTATCCATTGATGGAGCATCCAAGCTACAAAAGAAGAGGCGCCTCAGGGATTTTGTTGGCAAGCGAATCATCAATAATACCCACTCGATTGATAAATATTCCAGAAtggtatttccagcatcttataTATTTTTCAACTTGGTGTATTGGTCTGTATATGTATAG